From the Leucobacter tenebrionis genome, one window contains:
- a CDS encoding FAD-dependent monooxygenase, with amino-acid sequence MQFHHHGYVSTDPRVQPAAGVGLDRPEELPAEIDVLIVGSGPAGITAAAQLAQFPNVVTRTIERRDGRLVLGQADGIQARSVETFQAFGFAEEIIKEAYRITETAFWNPDPENPENIVRTGFTPDDPQGISEFPHLIVNQARVIDYFAEYARRAPARGDVDYGYEFVGLEVGEGEYPVEVTLRRVSGYSGAGINTVDSKISTGEEFTVRAKYVIGADGARSNVRRSIGGSLQGSASLHAWGVMDVLPRTDFPDIRKKCIINSEAGSILHIPREGNHLCRIYVDLGETDENDGGKVRNTPLEDVIAQANAILHPYTLEVRDVPWHSVYEVAHRLTDRFDDAATSPDGKGRVFLMGDACHTHSAKAGQGMNVSMQDGWNLGWKLGYVLEGRSPDSLLKTYSDERQVAAKNLIDFDLEWSTLMAKKPEEFDSPSQLRDFYVQTAEFPAGFMTEYEQSMLTGGKEHQALAAGFPIGKRFKSVMTTRVADAVDIHIGHHHRSDGRFRVYAFADASGERLARWAEWLRTADESPIKRFTPEGADIDAIFDVKAIMQQEHHDVDIMALDELFRPLSGPFQLVDYEKIYAAKPGDDIFDQREVDRDGAVVVVRPDQYVSAILPLDAPEQLGTYFESLLLEQ; translated from the coding sequence GTGCAGTTCCACCACCACGGATACGTCTCGACCGATCCCCGTGTCCAGCCGGCAGCAGGGGTCGGCCTCGACCGACCCGAGGAGCTCCCGGCCGAGATCGACGTGCTGATCGTGGGATCCGGCCCCGCCGGCATCACGGCGGCGGCGCAGCTCGCCCAGTTCCCCAATGTCGTCACCCGCACGATCGAGCGCCGCGACGGCCGTCTCGTCCTCGGACAGGCCGACGGCATCCAGGCGCGCAGCGTCGAGACCTTCCAGGCCTTCGGATTCGCCGAGGAGATCATCAAGGAGGCCTACCGCATCACCGAGACGGCCTTCTGGAACCCCGATCCCGAGAACCCCGAGAACATCGTGCGCACGGGCTTCACCCCCGACGATCCGCAGGGCATCAGCGAGTTCCCCCACCTCATCGTCAACCAGGCCCGCGTCATCGACTACTTCGCCGAGTACGCCCGCCGCGCCCCCGCTCGCGGAGACGTCGACTACGGCTACGAGTTCGTCGGGCTCGAGGTCGGCGAGGGCGAGTACCCCGTCGAGGTGACGCTGCGCCGGGTCTCCGGCTACAGCGGGGCCGGCATCAACACCGTCGACTCCAAGATCTCGACCGGCGAAGAGTTCACCGTGCGCGCGAAGTACGTGATCGGCGCCGACGGCGCGCGGTCGAACGTGCGCCGCTCCATCGGCGGATCCCTGCAGGGCAGCGCCTCGCTGCACGCCTGGGGGGTCATGGACGTGCTGCCGCGCACCGACTTCCCCGACATCCGCAAGAAGTGCATCATCAACTCCGAGGCCGGCTCGATCCTGCACATCCCGCGCGAGGGCAACCACCTCTGCCGCATCTACGTCGATCTCGGCGAGACCGACGAGAACGACGGCGGCAAGGTGCGCAACACCCCGCTCGAAGACGTCATCGCGCAGGCGAACGCGATCCTGCACCCCTACACCCTCGAGGTGCGCGACGTGCCCTGGCACAGCGTCTACGAGGTCGCTCACCGCCTCACCGACCGCTTCGACGACGCCGCGACCTCGCCCGACGGCAAGGGGCGCGTGTTCCTGATGGGCGACGCCTGCCACACGCACAGCGCCAAGGCGGGCCAGGGCATGAACGTCTCGATGCAGGACGGCTGGAACCTCGGCTGGAAGCTCGGCTACGTGCTCGAGGGCCGCAGCCCCGACTCGCTGCTGAAGACCTACTCCGACGAGCGGCAGGTCGCCGCGAAGAACCTCATCGACTTCGACCTCGAGTGGTCGACGCTGATGGCGAAGAAGCCCGAGGAGTTCGACTCGCCGTCGCAGCTGCGCGACTTCTACGTGCAGACTGCCGAGTTCCCCGCCGGCTTCATGACCGAGTACGAGCAGTCGATGCTGACGGGGGGCAAGGAGCACCAGGCGCTCGCCGCCGGCTTCCCGATCGGCAAGCGATTCAAGTCGGTCATGACCACTCGCGTCGCCGACGCCGTCGACATCCACATCGGCCACCACCACCGCTCGGACGGGCGGTTCCGCGTCTACGCGTTCGCCGACGCCTCGGGCGAGCGGCTCGCGCGCTGGGCCGAGTGGCTGCGCACCGCCGACGAGTCGCCCATCAAGCGGTTCACGCCCGAGGGCGCCGACATCGACGCGATCTTCGACGTGAAGGCGATCATGCAGCAGGAGCACCACGACGTCGACATCATGGCGCTCGACGAGCTCTTCCGTCCGCTCTCGGGTCCGTTCCAGCTGGTCGACTACGAGAAGATCTACGCCGCGAAGCCCGGCGATGACATCTTCGACCAGCGCGAGGTCGACCGCGACGGCGCCGTGGTCGTGGTGCGCCCCGACCAGTACGTCTCGGCGATCCTGCCCCTCGACGCCCCCGAGCAGCTCGGCACGTACTTCGAGTCGCTGCTGCTCGAGCAGTAG